The DNA segment GCTGGACGGCACCGACGCATACTTCTCATCGACCAGCGATGCGTCGAGGCTGAGCCTGCGCAGCATGGTCAGCGAACGGAAGATCTCGAACCGGTTCCTGTTCATGTCATCCAGCAGGCCCAGCACCTTCTGTCGTTCGCGCTGCAGGTGCCGCTGATAGATGGTGCGGTGCCGCGGCGACAGCTCGAGCTCCAACACCTGCTCCTGCTTCGGCGGCAGGTCTTTGGCAACGAGTTCCTTGGTGCGCCGGGTGATCAGCGGACGGATCCGTCGCCGCAACTGCGCCAGCCGCTCGCGGTCCGCGTCCTTCTCGATGGGCCGCTGATAGTACTCGGCGAATTTCTTGGAACTAGGGAAAAGCCCCGGCGCCGTAATCGCGAACAGCGACCACAGCTCCATCAGGTTGTTCTCCATCGGCGTGCCCGTGATCGCCAGTTTGAACGGCGCAGGGAAACTTCGTGCGTTCTGGCTGCCCCGGGTCAGTGGATTCTTCACGAACTGCGCCTCATCCAGGATCAGGCCAGCCCAATCCTGAGTTGCATACAACTCGTAGTCCAACCGGAAAAGGGTGTAGGACACAATGACGACGTCGTTATCCGCGGCGAGTTCTGCGGGCTGCGCACCGCTGCGGCGCAAGGTATCCATTACAGCCGTTGTCCGCAGGTGCGGCGCGAAGCGGTGCGCTTCAGCGGCCCAGTTGGGAACCACCGAGGTGGGAGCCACCACCAGGAACGGCCTTGTCTCTTCCGCCGACTCGCGGGTATGGGAGATCAGCGCCAAGGTCTGCAGCGTCTTCCCCAAACCCATGTCGTCAGCGAGAACGCCGCCGAGCCCATGCTTCCAAAGGAAGACAAGCCAGCTGAAGCCCTCCTGCTGGTAGGGGCGCAGCGTCGCGTTGATACCCGCCGGGACGGGCACGACGGGAACCTCGGAGAGCTCAAGCAGGGCAGACACCGACTCCCGCCACGCGTCGGCCTGCGCTGCGACCGTCGCGAGGTCGGTGAACTCCTCCCAGAGACTCGCCTGAAACCGGCTGATCCGAAGCTCGCCGGTGTCCTTCTCCTGCAGCGACCGCGCCTCCTCGATGAGCCGCCGCAGTTGCTCGAACTCCGGCTGATCCAGCGCGAAATAGCCGCCGCCGGGCAGCAGCAGGTGCCGTTCGTCAAGGGCCAACGCACGGAACAACTCACCGAACGGCACCTCAATCCCGCCCAACGACACACTAACGCCGAGGCCAAACCAATCGCGGTCCTCTGTTTCGGTGGTGCTCACCGACACCTCCGGCTGCTCCGTCAGCTCGGTGTAGTCCGGCAAATCCTCGCCCTGTACCACCCGCACCCGTTCCACGGTTTCCAGCTCGGGCACCAGTTCGGCCACGAAGCGGGCCGCAGCCACACCCTCCAACTGGAGTGACTCGGACCGACCCGGGACGCCGTCAGCCGGGCGGGGGAAGGCGTCAAACCAGGCGGCACGAAACCCATCCAGGACGCCCGCGACGGCGGCGAGCGTCGCCTTCTCGGCGGCGCGGTCACGGTGGCGGGAGCCGTCGTCCGGCAGGAGGTGCGTCGTCGTCGTGCCGGCGTGGGTGTAGTCCCAGGACCAGCCCAACCGCACCGCGCCGTGGCTCGCCTCGCCGGATCCGGCAGAGCGACGGCGGGACCGGGCGCCCGACAACGACGGCGCGGGAATGTAGGTGAGCGTGAGGACCAGCGTGGGTGGCGCAATCTCGGGGAGGTCGACAGAGCCGTCTCTAGAGATCACCCGTACCTGTTGCTGCAGCTGCGGGTAGTACTCCTCCAGGAACGCCTGACGTCCGGTACCGGGAATCTTCAGCGGGGCGTTCGCAGTTACCAACGACCGCAACGCTTCGGGTACGGGAGCCCGGGTTCTGGCGAGCGAAATATTGCCTGCCGCCTGGGTGGGGATGGCGTCCCACCAGAAGAGACCGTGCGCGGGTGTGCCGATGAGGCCAAACGCTGCCGGGTCCAGGACGCGCCCGCCCACCTCCAGGTGGGGAGCCAGATGCAGCCCCCGACCCGCAGCGCTCACATCGAGGTGCACGTCAGCGACGTCGTGGAGGGTGACCCGCGCATCGCCCGTCCCCACAAACTCCACGCCGGCCTCACGGCCCTGCGCCAGGAGATCCCACAGCAGCGGCGACCGAAAATTGTTCAGCTTCATTGAGGTTCCGTGGCTGTAGCCGTAGCTTTGGCCCCGCCCGCCGACTGCCGCGAACGTGCACATCCAGTCCCAGTGCGCTTCCTCCAGCCCACCGGCTGAGTATCCGCCCTGAAACTTCTCCCAGCGCAACTGGCCAGTCACCCAGTTGCCTGCGGTGCTGCGCTGGACCGCCTTCACCGAGAGGAAGACCGCGACGGCTGACGTTGAGTAGTCTCGTTCCCCGTGCACCTCAAAGTGCAGCGCGAGTGGAACAGTGGGTGCTGCGGCCCGGGATCCGTAGCCGCTGGCTGAGTAGTGAGTGGTGGAGGCTGGCTTCGGCACGTTCACCAGGGCGTCCAGCCGGCGTTGCCAGGGTGACGGCTTCTGCTGCTGGGGTGCGGGCGATGGTCCCGGTGCTGGGGCAGGGGTGGCTTTGGTTGGCTTCCTGGATGCGCGCGGCTGGGCGGCATTGTGCGTGAGCAGCAACGCTGCAACGTGCTTGCAGTTGCTGCGCATCGGGCACGAACACAGGCCGTACGACAAACCGGGGATGGCACCGGAGGAGCCCGAGAACTTCACAGTCGTCCGGTACGCCGAACCGCGGGATCCCTCAACTTTTCCGGACAGCTCCGTGAAGCCGGCATTCCACGTCAGATCGTAAACCGAGCCCTTGCGGGCGTAGGTACCACCACGGCGGAAACTGGTGTCACCGACGAGGCCCCGAACCTGTTCGGGAAGTGCGGAGGGAGGAGCAGCAAAGGCCATTGAGTTAACGTTACTACCCACCGGTGGCGGTGATCCGCAAGTGACGCAGCGCGAAATATGCAAGAAACTCAGAGATTGGAGCTTCCTGCCTTGAGGGGCACCGGTCGCTTCCTCCGCTTCCAGCGATGTCCGGATATCCGAACACTGCGCATCGTCCTAATATCCGGGCATCAGGCGCTGCCCCAACCCGCATCATCCCCCGAAGCCAAAAGCCAAACCAATACCTTGATGCCCAGGTGATTGCGTAATACGATATTATTATGTGCACAGGAGAGACGATCAATGGCCTGCCGGTCTGCGAGGATCAAATCGAGGAATGGGCAGCCGAGGCCGAAGCTGGGTACGACGGCGGGGCGTTAAAGAAGCGCGGGCGCGGACGGCCGGGGCGGGGCGCAGGGCCGACGCAGGTCGTCGCGCTTCGTCTCACTTCAGAGGAGCTCGCCGCGATCGACGTTCGGGCGGCACATGAAGGGAAAACACGTTCCGAGGTTATCCGCGAGGCGCTAGCGACGTTCGCTGCATGAAGGTCCATGATGCTGCGCTCAGGCACGGCATCCTTCCTGTGGACGCTATTCAGGCCGCCACGTGGGCACTATGGATCGAGGAGCTCGACGAAGGAAGTCCAGCGCGCCAGCTTCGGCTCGGGTTTGATACCCAAGGTCGACTGCTGGAGACCATTGTGCTCGTGTTCGACAGCGGGAACGAACTCGTCATCCACGCCATGAAGGCACGACCCGAGAGGCTCGATCTTCTCCCCTGACTGCTTCTCTCACCTGACCGAATACATTGCCACGGCAAACCTTCGCTTTGCGAGACCCGGCGGTGAATCCATGCTCGGGCAGCGACCGATCTCGCCGACGCGATCGGCACCGCCCGCCCGATCGGTGCGGTGCTCTTCGGGTACATCGGCGACCGGGTGGGCCGCAGACCGGCCCTGCTGATCACCATCGTGATGATCGGTGTCGCCACCGGCCTGATCGGGTTCCTGCCGGACTTCGGCAGTATGGGCCTCGCGGCACCCGTCATGCTGGCGGTGCTGCGGCTGATGCAGGGACTCGCCGTCGGTGGCGAATGGGGCGGTGCCATGACGATCGCCGTCGAGCACGCCCCGATCGAGAAGCGCGGCCGGTACGCGGCGCTGGTGCAGGTCGGTTCGCCGGTCGGCACGCTGATGCCCTCGGGTGCGTTTGCTCTGGTGCTACTGCTCCCCTCCGAAGCGTTCGACGCCTGGGGCTGGCGCGTGCCCTTCCTGGCCGCGTTCCCGCTGCTGCTCATCGCCCTGTACATCAGGTTGCAGGTCGAAGAATCCCCGATCTTCCGTGAACTGGTCAAGCTCGAAGAGCGCGCCAAGATCCCCGCCGTCGACGTGTTCAAGCAGGCTTGGGGCCGGCTGCTCGTCGCCATCGCCGCAGCGTTCCTGGGCGTCGGCGGGTTCTACGTGATGACAACCTTTGTGATCAGCTACGGCACCACCACCCTGGGCATGGACCGCCAGCTGATGGTGAACGCCACCCTGGTGGCCGCCGTCGTGCAGATCGGCGTCGTCCTGCTGGTCGGCCGGATCAGCGAGAAAGTCGGTCCGGGCCGGATGACCTTCTTCGGCGGATTGGCGACGGCGGCGGGCGCGTTCCCGCTGTTCTGGATGATCGACACCCGCAACCCTGCCGCCATCATCCTCGCGGTGACCATCGGCATTGCGCTGGTCTCCCTCGCCTACGCCGTGACCGGCGCGCTGCTCACCGAATTGTTCCCACCACACCTGCGGTACAGCGGTGTGGCCCTGGGCTACAACCTGGCCGGTGCACTGAGCGGGTTCCTGCCGCTGATCGCTGTGGCGCTGCTGGGCGCTACCGACGGCGGTTCGTGGACCGCGTCGCTGCTGCTGATGGCCGTGGCGCTGATTACGGCGGCCGGCGGGTTCTTCGGCGAGAAGCTCCGCGTCAAAGACAAAGCGATTGTGCAGTAGTCATGTTGACTCCAGAAATCACGAGACGGATTACCGACGCCGTCGACGCCGCCTTCGCTAGCCAGCTCGAGTTCACCGCCGAGCTGGTGCGGCACCCGTCGCTGCGGGCCGAGGAGGCCAGCGCGCAGGACCTGATGTTCGCGCAGATGGAATCCCGAGGGCTCTCGATGGACCGGTGGCAGCTGGACGAGGAAACCCTGTCCGCTCATGTGGGCTACGGGCCGACGACCGTCGCGTTCGAGGACCTCACCAACGTGGTCGGCACGTATACGCCTGCTGCACCCGCCACGGGGCGGTCGCTGATCCTCAACGGGCACATCGACGTCGTTCCCACCGGGCCGGAAGACACCTGGTCGCGGAGTCCGTGGGACGCCGAGATCAAGGACGGCTGGATGTATGGGCGGGGGTCCGGCGACATGAAGGCCGGACTGGCCGCGAACCTGTTCGCGTTCGATGCGCTACGGGCCGCCGGGCTGGCTCCGGCGGCGGTCATCCACATGCAATCTGTTGTGGAGGAAGAGTGCACAGGCAACGGCTCACTGGCTGCCCTGCAGCGTGGTTACACGGCGGAGGCCGTGATCATCCCCGAGCCGGAAGAGAACATGCTGGTGCGAGCCAACGTGGGAGTGATCTGGTTCAAGGTACGCGTCTCCGGGAAGCCGACCCATGTGCGGGAGATGGCGACCGGGTTCAACGCGATCGACGCCGCCTACACAGTGATGGGCGATCTGCGGGAACTGCAGGACAAGTGGAATGCCGACAAGGGCAGCCACCGGTACTTCGAGGACCTGGATCATCCGATCAACTTCAACATCGGGATGATTTCCGGCGGCGACTGGCCGTCGAGCGTGCCGTCCTGGTGTGAGTTCGATGTGCGGGCGGCGCTGTATCCGGGGGTAACGGCGGCTGATGCGTGGGCCCAGATCGAGAACTGCCTGCAGGATTCCACGTCCGGCGCTGAGGTGTCAGCGGTGCGGAGCGGCTTCTTCTCGGAGGGCTATGTTCTGGAGGAGGGGTCCGACGCCGAGGGTGTCCTCGCGTCGTCGCATCAGGAGGTGTTCGGGTCGGCCCTGGAGTCGTTCACGACGCCGGGCTACCTGGATGGTCGGGTGTTCACCCTGTACGGCGGGATTCCGGCGTTGGTGTACGGGCCGGTGTCGGAGGCAATCCACGGCTTCGATGAGCGGGTGCACGTCGAGTCGGTCCGGAAGGTCACGAAGACGATCGCACTGTTTATTGCCGAGTGGTGCGGGGTGACTGAGACCCCGTAGGTCTCTGGGTGCAAAGCATGAATACAGGGGGTTTTCCTGCTGGTTATTCAGCATTTCTGTCCGGCTCGGGCGCATCCGGAGCGCACATGTCCGAGGGCAGGTCCGGTGCGCCCAGATCTGGACGGAGTAGTCCGGCCGAAAGGTGTCGCGCCGAGGCCCTTTATTTGGTCGTCCATGCCCCCGGCGCGTTCTTGGTCCCCCACATCCCAAGGACAGTCACAACATCAGCAAAGTTAACGGTGCTCCAGCTCAACTGCTGCCGGCCGTGTGGCGGGATCCCGCACTGTGACGTCGTAGGTCACGTCCCGCAAGGCCGCTGCTTCTACATCCCACACCTGCAGGGCGAAGGATCCGTCCGTCCTTGGTACGCCCCAGAGGAAGTACGAATCGCCCTGGGTTTAATGGAGGCTCGCGATATGTGATTCCTACCAACCAGTTGTGGTCGGTCTGGTCAGCATAAAACGCCGGCTCGAGCTGAAGCTAGCGGGACATCGCCGAGGTGCCCGTGAAGGCGCTGCGTATTGTGCCAGTGAACCCATCCAAGGGTCGCTTGCTCGAGGTCCTCGACGGTTTTCCAAGGCCCGGGCGGGCTGGACCACGGACGAGTTCGGTCTTGCAATAGCCGCTCGCTGTCTCGGCCAGCGCGTTGTCGTAGCTATCGCCGAGGGTCCCGATCGAGGGGGTCGCGCCTATCTCTGCGAGGCGTTCGCCGTAACGGATTGAGGTGAATTGGCTGCCCGCATCGCTGCGACGGCGCAGATCCGCCTGATGACGGCCACGGCTCAACCTCGCCATTTCGATCGCGTCGAGGACCATCTCGGTGCGCATATGAAGCGCGCACCGCCAACCGACGATCGTCCGCGAGTACGCGTCGATCATGAAGCAGACGTAGGTGACCCTGCCCACGTCGGAACGAAGGTGAGGTCCGTCAGACAGAGCCGGCTCGGTGCCGTCGCGGTGAACTGTCGGTTCACGAGGTCCGGGTGCCTCGCCGCAGCCGGATCGGGCTTGGTCGTCCTGACCGGCTTCGTCCTCGTTGCTCCTTCGATGCCGGCTGCCCGCATCAGCCAGCCCGTCTGATCCCGACCGATAGCTATTCCGGCACGACGGGCGGCTTTCCAGAGCTTGCGGACACCGTAGACGCGGTAATTGGCCTCCCACAGGGCCACCAGTTCTGGTGTGACGGTGGCGTCGCTGATAGCACGTGCGTACGGGGTGCGGTTCTTCGCCGCGTAATAGGTGATTGGGGCCACTTGCAAGGGGGTATAGATGGCTCGACTCCACGCATTCGGCCATCGACGATGTCGTGTCTGTTCGCGTCGATAAACGCAACTATCTCTGGTTTTGACGGTCGAACTCCGCCCGAAGAAGATCGCGGCCCGTTTTAGGATCTCGTTCGCCCGGCGCGGCTCCCGGTTCTCCTGCTCGAGCTCATGCATCCGCCGGGCTTCGGCGGTGCTCACGCCGCCAGCGTGACCGTCATAGACGTCAGTCTGCCGAATTCACGCCCGGACTGATTCTGTTCCGTACCCGAGCTGTGATGCGACGCGGTCCACTGTCCCGTGCACGGTTCCGAGCCCTCCTCGCAAGGTCTGTACCATCCGCACCGCGGCCGCTTTCTCTTCCGGTGAGTACCTGCGTGCCGTTGACTTCCAAGACCCCTAACTCGTTGCCATGACTCTATTCTCGTTTCCAAGATCAGGACCCTCCAACGAACCCAGGGCGCTTCAACGTGCCTGACTCGTCCCGGATGGCTTTAGCCAAGGTTCTGGCCGTAATCCCGCCCGGGGAGGCGCCCCCGCGCTCAGTTGTCTCTACAGTTCAGGGGAGGTCGTCCTCAACGTTGAGAATCAGAGTCGGATCGGATGGGGCGTCCCGGAGTGGCGGGATCGCGCCCTTAAACGGGGGCGGCGCTTGCGTGGTATCCATTACTGAAACCAGACTCTCGCCGTCGATTGCGCTAACTCGAATTGTCGCGATCCTCCGCACTACTTCCTCGCCTTCGAGAGCCTCTCCCCGCGCTTGGCGAAGCCGCGCAATTATCTCCAATAATGCTTCTGGAGCAACAAATCTTGCGACCATTTCGAGATCTGCAGCCGCTTGGTAGAAGGTTGGGCGGAGACGAGTGCGTAAGACGACGATAGCGTCAGTCCTCGACACGGACTCTACTTCCTCAGCGCCGAGCTCGTTCTGCGGAAACAAAAATCGTAGATGCTCCACGCCAGACGACCAGTCAAGTCCGGTAAAGCCCGGTACCTCAGCCGATTCGGTCGTTTTCATTCCGAGCCCAGCAGCCATCTGCCTGAACAGATCGACGTACTGCTCCAATCCTGCTTTCTCGAGGTCGTCACTGAGTTCATCGAAAGTGATGCCATCTAGGCCGGGGACGAACTCTGTCGACCATTCCTGAGAAACGCGATGCCGGGATCGATCCTGCTCTCGCTGGCGATTCTCAAGCTGCGATCTGGCAGCTTCTCTGTCCCGCTCACTTATACCCTCGTGATTAGCGAGGGGACCCATATCCAGAACTGCCGACCACCCTCCAGCTTCTGGTGGAAGATCCCATAGCCGCGCTAACCGGTTCCGATGAAGGCATTCTATTCTCATTTTAGCAATTGGTGCTAGCCAAGCCGGTAGTCCCACTTCCGTCTGAAGAGCGAGCATACGCATGCGGTTTGATAGATCGATCTTCTCGCCAAATGATATGTCGACCGCGCCACGGATCACTCCCGCAATTTGCTCGCACAATTGTTCCACGTCGCTGTAGTGGAGTTTGAGTTCAACCGACTTTTGGCGCGGTTGTTGCTCGTCTGATCGGATCGCTGATGAGAATCGAGCTTGAATCTCCGCGAAGGGTATACCCCGGCTCCACTCGAAGGCCACGATAGCCCGAAGAAGCGCTGTGGCATCCCGATCTTCGATTGCCTCAGTATCCGCGTCCAGTAGCTTTTTTAGCTCTTCGGATACGACAAGTTGCCCATCGGCAACGAGCTGCGAAGGAAGGGCGTAGCGTTCGCCGAAGTACCGTGCGCAGTCCTGGCGCCGAGTGAGGTTCCCGTCCACGTACGCGAGAGCATATGTAAGGATTGCTTCTTTGAGCGAGGGATAATGGAATCGCGGCACACTTGGTAGCCCAACCCATGCCGTAACACCTTCAATTTCGCTGCTCCGACAGGCATTGAATAAAATGTCGATTGCTCCAGCGCCGCGAAGCGCAAGCCTAGCGAGACGTTCGAGAATGTCCGCGCTGCCGAGGCTCAGAGCCGATCTGCTTAGGGCGAGGCCAAGAATTGATGGACGTATCTTACCCTTTTCCTCGCTTAGAAGGGAGAGTCCGTCAAGCCTGGCCACGACTTCCGAAGCACTTGGCAGGTCTTCGTCCCCCTCATGATGCGCCAGGAGAGCGCCGATTACAGACTCGACCCTCGCTTCGAGAGCGATCGCGCGACGACTGGATCCATCGGCAGCTAAAACGTGGAGTGCAAGCACCGCAATATCGTCGAGGGAGCGAATCTGGCCGACGACGTGAGGAGTTCGCGCATCGACGGTAACGTATCGCTCGTAAACCCCGGCGAGCGTGGAAAGTTCAGACTTGCCGGTGGCAGTTAAGCCAGTGACGCTGTCGAGATCATTCGGACTGGGGACGATAATGTAGAACTCCCCGCGGTCGCGCGCTGCGAGCCCACGCCGCCCAGCGCGTCCGGCCTTATTGTCCAGCTGTGCGGGCGTTGCAAGACGAAGCTGTCGGTCACTTCCGAAGCTTGAGAGGCTGGTCGCGATCACTGCGTCAGCCGGCAAGTTGACGCCCATCGCTATAGTGTCTGTTGCAACTAACACCCGAAGTAGGCCATCAGGGCGTCGGAATTCATCTTCAAGTTGTCGCCGAAACCGTGGTGCGAGACGAGCGCTATGAAAGGCTACGCCATGCCGTAATCCACGGAGCACTTGTTCCCACAGTGGAAGATCGGAGAACTTGAGATCGGCAAACTTTGCGGCAGCCGCTTGAGGCTCATAACCTGCGGTGGCGAACCGGCCCTGCAGCCAGGGGTTCCCCTTACGGATCGGTTCACTCAGCTGTGCTTCCAGCATCTTCTGGATGGCAAACGCGAGGTCCTGAGCCGCAGTTCGTCCGGGGACAAAGACGATTATGCGTCGGCTTGGGTCTGTTTCGAGTAGCTCACCAACCAACGCCACCGCAAGTGGCGCTGTCCGCAGCTGGTTGACTTGGATCTTCGTAGGGTCAAGCTTGTCTAAGCGCTTGGACAGGTCATGACGCTCTTCGATGAATTCAGGGCGGCGGTTGGCATCAACCTTGCCAAGGGCCATCAGATGCGCATCACGCTGAATCCGCCAGGTTGTTTCGTTGACTACGAAGGTGTCGAGGGGCACAGGCCGGTCGACGGTTTGAATGAAGCCTGAGTTATGTACGCCGAGCCAGCTACGCAGCACATCGGTCGATTCAGCGCCGAGTGTTGCCGATAAGCCCAGAATTGCCGGTCGAATCTCCGATGGGATGAGTCGGATCATGGTAAGGAGTCGCTCTAACTTCACCGCGCGGTCCCTGTCCTCAACCAAGGTTTGAAGTTCGTCCACCACCACAAGCTCCGCATTCGACAACGTGGTGCCACCCGCGACCATATATCCAGCCAGTTTCTCGTAAATCGCCAGAGCCACCTCGAAACGTCCCTTGGCAACGAGTGAATCATTCTCCGGGTAGTCTCTCGACGCACCAAATACTCGAATATGTCGATCTTCAAGAGTCCAGGCATTTACCCACTTATCCCACTCACGAAGCTCCTGCGAAACGAGTGCCTTGGTGGGCACGACCATGACGGTGGACGACCGACGAGACACAGCGCCATTCATGAGTACCCGCGCAAGGGTGGTCTTCCCCGTACCCGTCACAGCGGCGGCCAATACACTCGATCTGCCTCGAAGCTCGGTGGCGCCGTCGCCCAACATCGAATGCTGAAAAGGGTCAAGTTCTGACAATTCACCGAGCTGGTTGCGAGCCTCATTTACGACTATTGGCGGTAATCCAACGAATGCTGCCAATGGACCGGGTTGAGTGTCCGGCAAAACGACGTTGGGTAGCCGCCCGTCAGTGATCCCCTCACCCGACGACCCTTTCATTCCCAAGCCAAGGCTATCTGGAGGAGTGGGAACCAGTGGAGGATCTGACAGACCTAGTAGGTCGTTGATCTTATTCGGTAGATCTCCATGCTCCTTGCCGTATGAAATATAAGCAACTTTGCCATCGAGCGTGTTAGCAGGTAAGTCCCGTTCACGGACTAGTACATAGATACGGCGAACTGTGTCTCCAAAGTTACTGCTAAACCATTTTAAGAAGCCAGTGAAGTTTGGGTCAGAGAGCCCTGCTCCATAACCAATCATTATCAAAGTGTGGGTCGTCGCGAGTGGTTGCAGGACTTGCGAGATCGGCTTAGCTAGTCTGAGCCTCTCATAATCAGATGCCGACAAGACTACAGATTCTGGGTTTTCGAAATATCCGTGAAGATGAAATACGCTAGACGCTTTTCGATCGTGGTAGTCCGCTATTCGCGCGGACTCGACCCAAGAAAACGGGGGCCGGTCAGACAACTGTTCGATCAAGTTGTCATAGTTGGTGGTGAGAACTGGCACCTCTGAGCGGAACACACGCTCAAACGCATAATTATTAACCTTCAGTGTGCCCACGGTGTCGCGCAGGAAAGAGCGGTATTCGCCCGATTCACCCGATTCGTCGAGCCGGTCGAAGCACATCTGCACCCACTGAGCTGCGATGATGAGCGTCATTGCATCAGTGGTGCCTTCTACTTGGGACTTGTAGAGTTCTGCCTGCGCTTTCCACTCCTCCCGAATCGATCCTAGGTACTCAAACCCTGCGATGAGCAATGATGCCCACGTCGCAAACTTCTGGTTGTCGGAAATTGCCGCGCTGATTCCCGTTCCGCAGACGAGGGCAACCTTGCCCTCGGCGGCTCGCGTACGTATATCTTCAATCCAGCGATCGGGTGCGGTCATGTACTGAACCATAGCGGCGATGGTTAGCTGAAGGTATAGTTTTGGTCCGATTTTCTGGTTTCAGGTGCTCCGGGCATAGTACGCACCAGATACGGTGAATGTCCTTCCCGCCTCAGGACGTCTACTTCACCTCCAGACTAGGATGTTAGTTCTCGGTCGCGGTTCACCCCTACCCTGTTCCCGATAACCGGCTCTTCTTACTTCAGGCTGCTCGTCGTTTCAGGGCCCGACCGAGGCGGCGGAACTCGGTCAGGGCGGTTGGGACGTCTGCGATGACCGGGTTAATGACTGAAGGCGACTTCTGAAAACGACAGCGTCCCAGATTTGGACGGAGTGGCCCGGCAGACAGGTGTCACGCCAACTTCGCCTGAGCACCTACAAGTTCATCAATTCTGGCCATCAGCGGTTCGAGTCCTGCGGGGGCCAGATGTCCGTGCTCGTTTAATGTAGTCGAAGGCATGGAGTGACCCAAGGCCCGGCTGACCGACAGGATGTCGGCGCCTGCCTCGGAGAGCGCGATGGCAGCGAAAGTGTGTCGGAGCCCATGAACGTTCATGCGTGCGATTCGTTCGGATCGACCGTCATTCGCTCTGATTACGTCGAGGGTAAGGACATCGGACACATACCTCTTTCCGACCGGATGGCCGGACTTGCGGGGGCTTTCGAACAGAGGAGCTGATTCGGGACGTCCGTCGGAATGTTCAAGCAGCCAAGGCAGCATAACCTCAGGCACCGGGAGTCGTCGCCAACTGGCCCGGTCTTGGTAGTATCCGTGCCGGACCCCGAATTCCTTACCCAGAGCCTGTCGTCAATCAGAAGTCCGACAAGCAGTGAGCGGGCTTTCCGGAACCCACCCCCATAAGGCTCAGCACTCCTAGCAGAGCTTTGTCAGCAATCTTCGGGGTGGCATCAATTACTGGCATGAGCTCTTCGGAGGACCAATAGGGTCGCTCTACTGGTTGGGTCCCCGGGTAGGAGTCCGGTGACTGTGTGAGTTTCGCATCCGATAATGGATGCAGGAGGAAATTCACAGATTATGGCACGTAGACATACCCCGGATCAGGTCATCGCGAAAGTGCGTCAGGGCCAGAAGATGCTCAACGACGGACGACCGATGATCGAGGTCATCAAAGAGTTACAGGTGACCGAGGCGACCTGGTATCGGTGGCTGCAGCAGTACGGGTCCGAGAAGAACGCCACCCAGGCCAAGGCCGTCAAGGACCTCGAGAAGGAGAACGCGCGACTGAAGAAGCTGTTAGCTGATCAGGTCCTGGCCAATGA comes from the Arthrobacter sp. CAN_C5 genome and includes:
- a CDS encoding DEAD/DEAH box helicase, whose translation is MAFAAPPSALPEQVRGLVGDTSFRRGGTYARKGSVYDLTWNAGFTELSGKVEGSRGSAYRTTVKFSGSSGAIPGLSYGLCSCPMRSNCKHVAALLLTHNAAQPRASRKPTKATPAPAPGPSPAPQQQKPSPWQRRLDALVNVPKPASTTHYSASGYGSRAAAPTVPLALHFEVHGERDYSTSAVAVFLSVKAVQRSTAGNWVTGQLRWEKFQGGYSAGGLEEAHWDWMCTFAAVGGRGQSYGYSHGTSMKLNNFRSPLLWDLLAQGREAGVEFVGTGDARVTLHDVADVHLDVSAAGRGLHLAPHLEVGGRVLDPAAFGLIGTPAHGLFWWDAIPTQAAGNISLARTRAPVPEALRSLVTANAPLKIPGTGRQAFLEEYYPQLQQQVRVISRDGSVDLPEIAPPTLVLTLTYIPAPSLSGARSRRRSAGSGEASHGAVRLGWSWDYTHAGTTTTHLLPDDGSRHRDRAAEKATLAAVAGVLDGFRAAWFDAFPRPADGVPGRSESLQLEGVAAARFVAELVPELETVERVRVVQGEDLPDYTELTEQPEVSVSTTETEDRDWFGLGVSVSLGGIEVPFGELFRALALDERHLLLPGGGYFALDQPEFEQLRRLIEEARSLQEKDTGELRISRFQASLWEEFTDLATVAAQADAWRESVSALLELSEVPVVPVPAGINATLRPYQQEGFSWLVFLWKHGLGGVLADDMGLGKTLQTLALISHTRESAEETRPFLVVAPTSVVPNWAAEAHRFAPHLRTTAVMDTLRRSGAQPAELAADNDVVIVSYTLFRLDYELYATQDWAGLILDEAQFVKNPLTRGSQNARSFPAPFKLAITGTPMENNLMELWSLFAITAPGLFPSSKKFAEYYQRPIEKDADRERLAQLRRRIRPLITRRTKELVAKDLPPKQEQVLELELSPRHRTIYQRHLQRERQKVLGLLDDMNRNRFEIFRSLTMLRRLSLDASLVDEKYASVPSSKLDALFEQLEDIVAEGHRALIFSQFTGFLAKAAERLDAAGMEYAYLDGKTRRRAQVVEKFKSGKAPVFLISLKAGGFGLNLAEADYCFLLDPWWNPASENQAVDRAHRIGQTRNVMVYRLVAKDTIEEKVMALKEKKAKLFTAVMDDDAMFSSALTAGDVRNLFE
- a CDS encoding ribbon-helix-helix domain-containing protein; protein product: MCTGETINGLPVCEDQIEEWAAEAEAGYDGGALKKRGRGRPGRGAGPTQVVALRLTSEELAAIDVRAAHEGKTRSEVIREALATFAA
- a CDS encoding toxin produces the protein MKVHDAALRHGILPVDAIQAATWALWIEELDEGSPARQLRLGFDTQGRLLETIVLVFDSGNELVIHAMKARPERLDLLP
- a CDS encoding MFS transporter, which translates into the protein MGAVLFGYIGDRVGRRPALLITIVMIGVATGLIGFLPDFGSMGLAAPVMLAVLRLMQGLAVGGEWGGAMTIAVEHAPIEKRGRYAALVQVGSPVGTLMPSGAFALVLLLPSEAFDAWGWRVPFLAAFPLLLIALYIRLQVEESPIFRELVKLEERAKIPAVDVFKQAWGRLLVAIAAAFLGVGGFYVMTTFVISYGTTTLGMDRQLMVNATLVAAVVQIGVVLLVGRISEKVGPGRMTFFGGLATAAGAFPLFWMIDTRNPAAIILAVTIGIALVSLAYAVTGALLTELFPPHLRYSGVALGYNLAGALSGFLPLIAVALLGATDGGSWTASLLLMAVALITAAGGFFGEKLRVKDKAIVQ
- a CDS encoding ArgE/DapE family deacylase yields the protein MLTPEITRRITDAVDAAFASQLEFTAELVRHPSLRAEEASAQDLMFAQMESRGLSMDRWQLDEETLSAHVGYGPTTVAFEDLTNVVGTYTPAAPATGRSLILNGHIDVVPTGPEDTWSRSPWDAEIKDGWMYGRGSGDMKAGLAANLFAFDALRAAGLAPAAVIHMQSVVEEECTGNGSLAALQRGYTAEAVIIPEPEENMLVRANVGVIWFKVRVSGKPTHVREMATGFNAIDAAYTVMGDLRELQDKWNADKGSHRYFEDLDHPINFNIGMISGGDWPSSVPSWCEFDVRAALYPGVTAADAWAQIENCLQDSTSGAEVSAVRSGFFSEGYVLEEGSDAEGVLASSHQEVFGSALESFTTPGYLDGRVFTLYGGIPALVYGPVSEAIHGFDERVHVESVRKVTKTIALFIAEWCGVTETP